In Streptomyces sp. P3, one DNA window encodes the following:
- a CDS encoding VOC family protein yields MLRLTDFIIDCPDTMKLAAFYSEVVGLPVKEGSNEDWAGIRFGEIELAFIQVEDYRAPQWPDSEHPKQFHLDFEVDDIEVEQRRVLALGATLQRDCTDPDGYGFRVYADPVGHPFCLCRNKGVIWTDQGLLWPSTT; encoded by the coding sequence ATGCTACGACTAACCGACTTCATCATCGACTGCCCGGACACGATGAAGCTGGCGGCCTTCTACTCCGAGGTGGTGGGGCTCCCGGTCAAGGAGGGCAGTAACGAGGACTGGGCCGGTATCCGGTTCGGCGAGATCGAACTGGCCTTCATCCAGGTGGAGGACTACCGTGCCCCGCAGTGGCCCGACAGCGAGCACCCCAAGCAGTTCCACCTCGACTTCGAAGTCGACGACATCGAGGTCGAACAGCGCCGCGTCCTGGCCCTCGGCGCGACCCTGCAGCGGGACTGCACCGACCCCGACGGCTACGGCTTCCGCGTCTACGCCGACCCCGTCGGCCACCCTTTCTGCCTCTGCCGCAACAAAGGTGTGATCTGGACCGATCAGGGTCTTCTCTGGCCGAGCACGACGTGA
- a CDS encoding DUF4333 domain-containing protein yields the protein MQRNKFLVGAVGGATAVVALGGIGTHLLSGTESTTGLDAQSTVSVDGHRALAANIVAGRTESKYHPLPWVGDKLSGVTCPTGLKAVAGATLTCTGKKSDGKTVEIPVRVTKAGTTSITWAFER from the coding sequence ATGCAGCGCAACAAGTTCCTCGTCGGCGCCGTAGGGGGCGCGACCGCAGTGGTCGCGCTCGGTGGAATCGGCACCCATCTGCTCTCCGGCACCGAGTCGACCACGGGCCTGGACGCCCAGAGCACCGTGTCGGTGGACGGCCACCGAGCGCTCGCGGCGAACATCGTCGCGGGCCGGACCGAGAGCAAGTACCACCCGCTGCCCTGGGTCGGCGACAAGCTCTCCGGCGTCACCTGCCCGACCGGGCTCAAGGCCGTGGCCGGAGCCACCCTCACCTGCACCGGCAAGAAGAGCGACGGCAAGACGGTCGAGATCCCCGTGCGTGTGACCAAGGCCGGCACCACGAGCATCACCTGGGCGTTCGAGCGCTGA
- a CDS encoding snapalysin family zinc-dependent metalloprotease has translation MHVRTLTGGLAAACLVSFAMAGGHAAAAPHVASARVVATRVLTYDAGGSAEFRSAVDRGAAIWNESVDAVELRPAAAGQRANIRVLADYGWPRALPTTLGSGTVYIGRQAVDQGYDTVRISAHELGHILGLPDRKPGPCSSLMSGSSAGTSCTNRYPNYTERAEVEENFGGALVGRTPAPHREVIVD, from the coding sequence ATGCACGTCCGTACACTGACCGGCGGCCTGGCCGCTGCCTGTCTGGTCTCGTTTGCCATGGCAGGCGGGCACGCCGCGGCGGCCCCCCACGTGGCGAGCGCCCGGGTGGTCGCCACCCGCGTGCTGACCTACGACGCCGGCGGCTCCGCCGAGTTCCGCAGCGCCGTCGACCGTGGGGCGGCGATCTGGAACGAGAGCGTCGACGCCGTGGAACTCCGGCCCGCCGCCGCCGGGCAACGGGCGAACATACGGGTCCTCGCGGACTACGGCTGGCCTCGGGCCCTGCCCACCACCCTGGGGAGCGGCACGGTGTACATCGGGCGTCAGGCCGTGGACCAGGGCTACGACACGGTCCGTATCTCCGCGCACGAGCTCGGGCACATCCTGGGGCTGCCGGACCGCAAGCCGGGTCCGTGCTCGAGTCTGATGTCCGGTTCCAGCGCGGGCACCTCGTGCACGAACCGGTACCCGAACTATACGGAGCGGGCCGAGGTCGAGGAGAACTTCGGCGGCGCCCTCGTCGGTCGCACTCCAGCACCGCACCGCGAAGTGATCGTGGACTGA
- a CDS encoding DUF5825 family protein, whose protein sequence is MTATAPHFAIRAWRDFDPQARRLPGMSLGSLPVTARTHEVDRLWDLGVRHAELDADVDLSTDDPAAHRRAVDRLCLVRDLTARAVSVDWDLRLSPRESAHHWKVLSHLQPPRTITGLEDVQEALHAWRTRHYLCKLVWRQGPGFVQIRDRRWGDLRRFTADEPRYREAIALLGTGAHHAHVDADVLREFTAEHLVLRVGELAWWLPYRVSRWLQEAMAV, encoded by the coding sequence ATGACAGCCACCGCACCGCACTTCGCGATACGCGCCTGGCGCGACTTCGACCCGCAGGCCCGTCGGCTGCCGGGCATGTCGCTGGGATCCCTCCCGGTGACCGCCCGGACCCACGAGGTCGACCGCCTCTGGGACCTGGGTGTGCGCCACGCCGAACTCGACGCGGACGTCGACCTGTCCACCGACGATCCGGCGGCCCACCGCCGGGCCGTCGACCGACTGTGCCTGGTCCGCGACCTCACCGCACGCGCCGTCTCCGTCGACTGGGACCTTCGCCTTTCGCCCCGGGAGTCCGCTCACCACTGGAAGGTCCTGTCCCACCTGCAGCCGCCGCGCACGATCACCGGCCTCGAGGACGTGCAGGAGGCGCTGCACGCCTGGCGGACCCGGCACTACCTGTGCAAGCTCGTCTGGCGTCAGGGGCCGGGGTTCGTCCAGATCCGGGACCGCCGTTGGGGGGACCTGCGGCGCTTCACCGCCGACGAACCCCGCTACCGGGAGGCCATCGCCCTTCTCGGTACGGGTGCGCATCACGCCCACGTGGACGCCGACGTACTGCGGGAGTTCACGGCCGAGCACCTCGTCCTGCGCGTCGGCGAGCTCGCCTGGTGGCTGCCCTACCGGGTCTCGCGCTGGCTCCAGGAGGCCATGGCCGTGTGA